A DNA window from Mesoplasma coleopterae contains the following coding sequences:
- a CDS encoding DUF2130 domain-containing protein: MSDILFRCPKCGEEITKDSFKNHNSNWTVIENYLGELKQRQENEIRVQLKNELITQMNEKQIAEINLVKQEMLNNFNKQLEALNISINEKDNLINKLNEQKALEIDKERNVVINEFSEKIKEYELNIQKQQNIIDQLNQQKIAELNETKNNLLNEFNNVKNSLEIKLANKEVEIKALDQKLNLEIEKNKEVLINQFSQEINNLKLELNNKKIELENLAIQKDAESKTKELTLINDYDKRIADLVQANREFKIINSKRKGENFEHEVYEDLVKAFGLFDGIEKITTGEKKADYLQTIKNHKREEIGKIVYEVKNAEWSNTWIPKLSTDAASNNTKYGILVATSFNDKYPGLPFVRSDEYENIWITDSESFVFVGQIVRRLVEFENEYNQKIKNVTNASDNDLLKELEKQKAELNEYWTVQFPTAYKKMQKELEDLDKVADSLERNSTRIKKSINVINQQFFNKVQKGLSKILGEMVIED, from the coding sequence ATGAGCGATATACTTTTTCGTTGCCCCAAATGTGGCGAAGAAATTACAAAAGATTCTTTTAAGAATCATAATTCAAACTGAACAGTTATTGAAAACTATTTAGGTGAATTAAAACAAAGACAAGAAAATGAAATTCGTGTGCAACTTAAAAATGAATTAATTACACAAATGAATGAAAAGCAAATTGCTGAAATAAATTTAGTTAAACAAGAAATGCTAAACAATTTTAATAAACAATTAGAAGCTTTAAATATTTCAATTAATGAAAAAGATAATTTAATTAATAAATTAAATGAACAAAAAGCATTAGAAATAGATAAAGAAAGAAATGTTGTTATTAACGAGTTTAGTGAAAAGATTAAAGAATATGAATTAAACATTCAAAAACAACAAAATATTATTGATCAATTAAATCAACAAAAGATTGCAGAATTAAATGAAACAAAAAATAACTTATTAAATGAATTTAATAATGTTAAAAATTCATTAGAAATTAAACTAGCTAATAAAGAAGTTGAAATTAAAGCTTTAGATCAAAAATTAAATCTTGAAATTGAAAAAAACAAAGAAGTTCTAATTAATCAATTTAGTCAAGAAATAAATAATTTAAAACTAGAGTTAAATAATAAAAAAATTGAATTAGAAAACTTGGCCATTCAAAAGGATGCAGAATCAAAAACTAAAGAATTAACTTTAATTAATGATTATGACAAGAGAATAGCTGATTTAGTGCAAGCTAACCGTGAGTTTAAAATTATTAACTCAAAACGTAAAGGTGAAAACTTTGAACATGAAGTTTATGAAGATCTGGTTAAAGCATTTGGATTATTTGACGGAATTGAAAAAATTACAACTGGGGAAAAGAAAGCTGATTATTTACAAACAATTAAAAATCATAAGCGTGAAGAAATAGGAAAAATTGTTTATGAAGTTAAAAATGCTGAATGAAGTAATACTTGAATCCCTAAACTATCAACTGATGCAGCAAGCAACAATACTAAATATGGAATTTTAGTAGCAACAAGTTTTAATGATAAGTATCCTGGATTACCTTTTGTTAGAAGTGATGAATATGAAAACATTTGAATCACTGATTCTGAAAGTTTTGTATTTGTTGGACAAATTGTAAGAAGATTAGTTGAATTTGAAAATGAATATAATCAAAAAATAAAAAATGTTACTAATGCTTCTGATAATGACTTATTAAAAGAATTAGAAAAACAAAAAGCTGAATTAAATGAATACTGAACAGTGCAATTTCCAACAGCTTATAAAAAAATGCAAAAAGAATTAGAAGATCTTGATAAAGTGGCTGATAGTTTAGAAAGAAACTCAACAAGAATTAAAAAATCGATTAATGTAATAAACCAACAATTCTTCAATAAAGTTCAAAAAGGGCTTTCTAAGATACTTGGAGAAATGGTTATAGAAGATTAG
- a CDS encoding helix-turn-helix domain-containing protein — MNNYKQISLKERTLIEYLLNIQNKPVSFIAKELKRDRSTIYREIKRNKAAVIYKSKDAQFTRDINNTLSHQNEINKYKEFLRFLYANFNPKSFSIDVCVFKAKELGIKTPTTQTVYNWIKNKQIKIKSKDLLRPRFWWKKSS; from the coding sequence ATGAATAATTATAAACAAATATCTTTAAAAGAAAGAACATTAATTGAATATCTATTAAATATTCAAAATAAACCAGTTTCTTTCATAGCTAAAGAACTAAAAAGAGATAGATCAACCATCTACAGAGAAATTAAAAGAAACAAAGCAGCTGTGATTTACAAATCTAAGGATGCGCAATTTACAAGAGACATTAATAATACTTTATCTCATCAAAATGAAATAAACAAATATAAGGAATTTTTAAGATTTCTTTATGCAAATTTTAATCCAAAAAGTTTTAGTATTGATGTTTGTGTTTTTAAGGCCAAAGAACTTGGAATCAAAACTCCAACAACTCAAACTGTTTACAATTGAATCAAAAATAAGCAAATAAAAATAAAATCAAAAGACTTGCTTAGACCTAGGTTTTGATGAAAAAAGTCCAGTTAA